The sequence CAATGCACAAATTGAGTTCAGCATAATTACTTAAATAGGTAGTGATCTGAGGTAAATATGAACAACAAACAAAATGTTAATTAGTCCCAGTGCCTTACCTCAATATCTGTTGCGTCAGGGCGACTTGTAAGTTCTCTGGCAAGCAAATACCGATTTGGTCTGCTTGGATCATCATAAAATACTTTCCACTTTCTGTAACATAAATAAAAGAAACATATATCTTTAGCTTATTCTTTCAATGAATATTCATTTGGATCATATATGTATGGAAAGACAACAGTTCTCTACGCACCCAGGAAAGCATCTAAAGACTGCACCAGTTGGCAATGGCCTCATCGAGTAAACAGTGGTAAAAGTACTGCAGAGGCAGTGATGGATGTTAGCAAAAGAAAGAGACAGACCAACATATAAAAAGAAAACATGCTCTAATTCAACGGGACATGCAGTCAATGACAGAAAACATATGCATTGAATTTGTAAGGTCGAAAAAGATTGCTCAAAATACTGGATTCATTACAAAATATAGTTGTCCAAAATAACCAAATGATTTGAAGGTACAACTAACGTCGGGACTCGGTCCATGCTCGGGCCTTCATAAGCATTAGTTATATATGTTTTCGGACTCTCCTGCCGGTTCGAGGGAAAAAATGGTTTCTGAAGCAGAAATAGTTGCACAATGAAAGGCAACAGTTTACAGATGCTTTTAACTTACCTTAAGAAATTTCTGCGTAGATTCCGAACATTAAAGCCTACTCCAACATCTCCACTAACAAGGCGTGGGTTCCACATTATAAGAGGCCTTATCTTCATTAAAAAAGTAAACGCTACTTGAGGATATAATATTGATTGGAATATATATACACAAATACCAATaatagagaaatataaagatggTTGCTGATTCAATTCAATCATAAAATCAATGTCAATATGGATGTATGGTTTTAGGAATGAAAATCCATATGATTTGTTTTATGAAATGGCTATACATGTAAGCTATGGAGACTAATCTGATAGAGAAAATGCATTTAGATCCTGTATAGGTCCATGCATGGTCTTTAGCCTAATAATCCATGTAGTTCACTTCATGCAAATGTTATTCAACCAACTCTGCATGGAACACTAAATGAAATTCAATTTTCATATATTTCAATGCAAGATCTACAGAAAGTTGCAGCCTGATTAGCCATAAGTTGCATACAGGATCATCAGAGAGTTGAGATGCGATGCGTTCAACAGATTCCAGCATCTGATGATCAGGGATAATCATAACAGCAACCTCATCCTCGGGACCAACTGGCTTCCTGTCGCTTAAGCTGCAAGTCGAGTCAAAAACAGATTGGAGTTACAACATGTGTACTATTTAACACCATAATCTAGAAGCAtccaataatatttttcttcAATAACACTAGTACAGAAACAGTCTGGATTCTCCAGTAAAATATGGTATCTGGCTGTACACCAATAGGAGCAAAAACGAACTGGACAGTTCAATTCTTTATGGAATCATCACTCTAAGTGGACAGTACCTGGCACACTTAAATTGTGCATCTGTCCACTGATACTTGAGAAGGGCAGCTGCTCCAGCATCGGGGAAAATCGCGGTAACTTTCTGTAAAACAGTAAGTCGAATAAGAAATCGACAATAAATAAATCACAAGGGAAGGGTCACAAAATTCCAAAGTAACAATCTGCAGCCTCAGATATCAATCAGTGCTAAAACGACCTTGTATCCAAACCTGTCCTGTCTCCTGTACAAGTGTGTCCAGGAAGATCTTTGACAATGCCCAGAGCTCTTCCTGCGCTCCTTCCTCGTTGAGGAATTCCAACTGAGGGATCAGCAGCTCTGCCTGCGATCGGAAATCACCAATCACAAATCCTCCACAATCGCATACTAAAGATGCATAACCATCATTTCAGCACAAAGTGAGTGCTTCCATCACCATTTGCGCAGCAGATAAGATTGAACCGAATTACAGAAGCAATACGTATTTGAACTGTGCGAATCATACGATAGCTCGCATGCCTCCGGAGTTGACGAAATCCGCGCTCGCCTTCCCCGACTGCCGAATCGCGCCCTCCAAATCCGACGGCAAGCAGCTGAATCACACGGTGCCTCAGAACATTAGCACCTCTCGTCATGTGTTCTCAATTACGCACGAGTTGAGGAATGAGGAGTGCAGTGAGCCTCGCctgtcgtcctcctccgccagctGCGCCTGCGCCACCGCACCGTCcgccgcagattcctcctcctcggcctccgcgGGGGCGTCTGAGGCGTCGAACTTGCCGAACTTGGCCCCACACGGGagcagcgcgcggcggaggctcaGAAGCGACCGCAGCCTTGCCGTCGCGTGGAGGGGACAGGCGAGAGGCGGGgccgggaggcggcgggggagaTGGGCAGCGCGACCGCGCTGGGGCGAGAGCAGCGGCGCTGTGGTCGCCATTGCTTCGCCTCGCGGTGCAGCCTTGCAGGAAGACGTGGCCGAGAGCGGCGGCTCTTCTCCAACAGCTTGGATAACGGCTTGTTCGATCTGGTAACGGGATCCCATCCACAGGCGCTGTCGGATGGGAGTTCGACGCGTCAGATTGATCGCCACACGATACTGTCGCAGAGAATCGAAATCTGGGGCCAATGGTAGAGGTAACCATCTTTGAATTCTACTGAGCAGTTTACAGGTTACATACAGCAGTAATATATTGCTCAAGGCAGAAGCTAAACGGAGAGCCCTCTCTATTTAAGCATATCTCGAGAGCCCTTTTATTACCTTCTTCGATTTGCTACTTTCTTCACTTCttctccaactccggcgaggaCACCAACTCCTCCGGTGGGTTGTGGGcggggcggtcggcggcggggtcgccgccggccggggtggcggcggaggtcggcggGGTTAGGGTTCGGGTTATGGTTTGGGGGTTCGGGCTGGGGGAGCTTCCATGGCTGGTAGCTTTAGAGGGATggccatgggcggcggccggcccggcggaggaggcgggttgTGGGctgcgaggccggcggcgatggcgctgCCGGCCGGGTGGTGGTGGACAACCGGTGggcagggtcggcggcgggggcgagcggtGGTGGCGGACAGGAAGTAAGCAGAGGGGAGGGGTTCGAGCGGCAGTCCTCGCCGGCGTTCGACCACGGGGGCGGatgggagggaaggggagggggaggggtcgGAGTGGCGGTccgacgccggcgagggggaggtcgGCGGTGGGGGCAGAGGATGGCGGGGGCGGAAggaggtgaggaagaagaagagagatagaggaaggaggagggggggTGGGGGGCTCTCGACCGAATCCTATCGGGAGTTGTTTTACAAATTAAGTTGTTGCAGACTCCATTGCTGAATACATACTAGACTGTTGAATGCAGTTTTACAAATTGAGTCACCCTTACGGTCTTCTGTATGCACCGTGGTATAGCCACCAGAATCCAACTGGTGCAAGCTATATGGCATGTTACAACTTAGTACAACACTGCTTGGCATGATTATGGATCTATCTTAGTTGTTGCAAGCAGTTGCGGCGGTCTCAGTTTCTTTGCTGGTCGCGAAAGATTTGCCGCACCCACAGGTTTTGGTCGCATTTGGATTCTGGAAGGAGAAGCCACCGCCGATAAGTGCGTCGCTGTAGTCCAGCTCCATTCCAAACATGAAGAGAAGGCTCTTTGGATCACATACTGCAGAAGCACATAGGCTACAGTTAGAACTACTAGTTCATTCTGAATATAGTCGGTTCCAATCAGTTCTCGGATGAAAATTCTGAACATTTGACTGTACTTCAGAATGTAATCAGTCCAAATCAGTTAAGATAAGGAAGTTACCTATTGCGAACCCATCATATTCTACAACTGAATCATCAGGGCTGGCATTCGCTCGACTTTCAAACTCCATGGTGTAAGACATGCCAGAGCAGCCACCCTGTTTCACTCCAATTCTCAAACACAGATCCTCATTCTGTTCAGCCCTCATTTTGTTCAGATGTTTCAAGGCCTTTTCGGTCAACGAAATAGCTGGAGCAATACTACCAGAtgttgctgctactgctgctgctactgctgcaaaATATGATAAAACATTTACTCACTTGGTATGGAATGGTGAGCCAAATTCTGTCCATTCATCGGATTTTTTATACAGCAATAAATTTTCAACATGCACTAAGCCAGAACATTCAGTATTAACAGTTCCCGCAAACCTTCCCTACCTCTCGCTAATATGGGAAACATGAACCAACGAGTGATGTAGAATAAATTACCGAAGCCCCCTTCAACCTATAGCTCCACGATCATGTTAATAGGCAACAAGAAATGCTTATGATGTGATGTGGAAGCATTCAGCTCACTTCAGTCTACCACTTCCCAATCATGTACATTGGAAACAAAATCCTTATGGGGGTTACAGTGGTGATAGGCGTAATAATGAATAAAAACATGCAAGTTGATAGTTGTCCAGGTCATGAGTGAGCAAGCAACAATGCATAAAATTATGCATAgctttataaaaaaaaagaatgtttgTTTAAAAGCCtcgaaagaaaaaagaaacaagtcTAAGAATGTGTAACCTGTAAATAGGACTATGGTTCTTGGGATTTACGAGATCTACACTTGGGGATTATATCTGAGGGGCTGTTTGGTTCCGCAACAGAATTTAACACACCACAGTTTGGCACGTCACACGAGTGTTAGGCTACTGCTTGGTTGGTGACAAAAGTTAGACGGTGGCATCTTTTCCCTTCACATTTTTCACCACAAGGCGTGGCTGGCAGTGGCGATGAAGCAAACATGCCCTGAGTATTTCTACTTTTGGACATAGGAGATCGCACGGTTTACACCTCTGATATTGGCAATTTGGGATGGCCAGGTGATGATAGCAGTTGCTTATCCGGGTAAAACTGCCACGCCCACAACTAGCCAAATACCAGAGAATGCATGGTTCGAAACTATGATCAGTAAAAGATAATATACTAAATGGATATGAATGGCTAGGTGAATTTATAGGAACTCCAATCCAAAAACAATATAGGGTTCGATCGAGCGACATGCGTCTGTAGCTAAAAATCTGTTGAAGCGAAATTGCTTACGATGCTGGCTATCCCAATAACTAAGGATTCAATAATCTCCGAGGCTACAAGCCTGGTCAACATACATCCCCGCACGGAAATTATTCTCCCCCTTCCAATGCTGGAACAGTACGGACCAGCCCGGCTTCATCAATTATAAGTCCATACCACCCAAATCCGCGTCTTTTGCCAGAAACATAACCCTAGCGATTCCAATCGCGTGGGAGCAGAAGAAACGACATCTGGGTTGACCAAGTACCTGGAGGGGACGAGCCGCGGAGCGAGacggccctgccgccgccgccgccgccgccgcgggggaacCGGATCGacggggcggaggaggaggaggagaccgcGAGGTGGGGACGCGCGGTGCCGGCGGGGCGGCCGAGGAGGGTGCCGGAAGCGAGCGCCATGGCGGGGGTTGGTCGGGGCGTGCCTGAGAAGCCGGAAGCGAGACGGAAGCAGCaggcaggcagaggcaggggtgaAAAAAAGATCTGGTGGCTCGCGGGCCGCCCGGATTCTTGGAGCCTCAGCCTTCTTCTTCCCCACGGCCCGCCCGGTCTACACGTTGGACCTACCAGAATGGTCCCACTGACCAGTGAAACACAGCAACCAAGGGACATTTGTAgtttataaatataaaatacacctcttttatattttttgaaaCAGTACACCTCTTTTTATGTGTTTATATTAATCATATTAGTCtgaattaaatttattaaaccTTGATCGAgtttacataaaataaatatattaatcaTATCAGtctaaattaaatttattaaaccACAAAAGTTAAATATGAAGACAAAtcgtctctctctctttttcccctcATGGCAGGCGAATATATACTGACTTGCAATTGGACAATGACGGTTAATAGACCAGTGATATTTGATATTCCACATCTCTTATAAGATTATAAATACAACATAATGTGTTCATGACAACGAAACAGCAGGTACAACATTCAACATACGAATGTTTCACTCATCAAGACGAGGTTGCAAGTACAAATGACAGTTTTTCTTTCAACCAAATTAAATGAACAATGCATAGTAACCATTATCTGATGTCTGCAGCCGTCCAACATAATCACTTCATTCTGTAGTACGTACGTAGTATAAGTTTTGAGCGACGATGATGCATGACCTCCAAAGCAAAACTAAGACGCCATGACGAGTGACTTCATTCTTCCCGTTAGTTCCAGGTCAGTTGTAGCATACCTCCTCGATAATCAACCTCGCTTAGTTGTTGTAGACCAATATAAATCCCTGTGAAATTCTTGTGCTCCAACTCCAGACAGAAACCGCGgtgagaaaaatataaactccAAGAATTACACTGCAAGTATTGATTAATAATAGTAGCGATATATACATACCTCGACGGAATTCAGAACCACCAAATAATAGCATGCAGGAGAGAAATGTTAGAATGATAGCGCGGAAGCAATAATTCAAAAATGCAGAACCAAATCATAAGATCAGACAAACGAGAACGACACCAAGACACGATATTTTTTAACGAAGTTCGGCAATGTGCCTACATCCTCGGGGCGTGATTACGAGCGCTCCTCCCCATAAACAGCAGCTACACCGGCATCCGGGCACCTCCGCGGCAATGCCGCCGCCAAGTCGTCTCACGGTTACACGATAGTGCCCTCATATTTATGAGCTATAGGGATACAAAGTACGACTCAAACTCCATCTCTAACCTACTAAATTACAACTCAAGTTCAATTGTAATCAAACTGTACATATAttcaacaaaaaatatatatatacactacAAAACCCCAGGGAGTGATGTTCCGCCACGCACTGGCGGAGGATAAGCAGGGCCAacgggggccatggcccctaCTGGATTCCTAAAATTCTCTTATGACCATCTAATTTTACCAGCTAATCTGATCCACCAGTCCAATACTGGCCCTCCCTGAGCACCGATGGGCCTTAAGTGGCTactagcagcaaagaattgaAATGTGTTGCAACCTTAACTGAGCTTTGTCAATGCCTTGTCGAGACCAAACGCCATACTATATATAATCTGATTGATAAATTAGTTTGTTTGCTTGTTACTCTTCCTATTTTAACTGCTAGTGCAGAGCGAGCATTTTCTATTCTGAAAATCACTAAGACAAGGTTGCGTAACAAGATGGAAGATGAATTTCTTGCCAATAGTTTGCTAGTGAACATAGAGGGGGAGCTTGCTGACAAGTGGAGCTATGATGACATTATTTCAGAATTCAAGAAGCAAAAAGAGTCGACGGGCCGATCTGTAGTAGGAAATTTCATGTTGCTATAGTGTCGTATTTTGGTATAACTTCCTTTTGTTTGaagcatatatatgtatatagccTTATAGATTAGTGCATCCTTGACATCCATGCTATATTGTATTATTGTAACTAAAATGTGGACAAGTTGCCGTACAATATCTCTACTAAATACTTTAAGTACTTAACTTACTTAACTCTGGCAGTCTGCCCCCCTGAGATTTTGCTCAAGCTCCGCTACTGGCGTCACGGGCGGTGATGGAACAAGGCGACGAAGCCACCGGCCACGGTGAGGACCGCCATGGCCcacacggccgcggcggcgggccaggACGGCATCGCCGCGGCCACCTTCCACGCGAACATCACGGTGAGCAGCGTGGACAGCGCCCAGACCTCGCGTCTCAGCCGCGCCcttcgctcgccgccggcgtcccctCCGGGCAGCGGCAGGCGCTCGTACGCCCGGAGGCGGcggaagagcagcagcagcgtgcTGTAGCTGGCGGCCACGAACGCCGTCGTGCCGgcgtcccccgccgccgcggctctgTAGGCGGACACGGCGGACGTGAGGGTTAGGGCGACCAGCCCCGTGCGGACGAGAACCGCCGCGCCATAGTCGTCGGCGCCTCCTCGTCGTTCTCGTTCCATATCGCAAGTCCTTAGCGAGTTTTTGTACCTTGCCGTTGATGATTTTCGATCGATTGATCGCCTGCCGAATCGAACTTGATGTGGACGAGTCGACGAGAGACAGAGTGGAGACGACGATGAACATCTAGGGTGTCATGTTTATATAGGCAAGCAAATTGCAAGCTACTTGCACTCGAAGATACGAAGGGAGACCGACTATGCTGTTTTCCTTCGCCCGGTTAACAAGCGAGCGAGAGATCTTTTCTCCGCGTATGCTAGCGTGTCCGAATGGAACCTCGTAGCTCGTTGACTCGTGAAGAAGCGTGTCAGTGCAAGCTTCCTGGGCCGCAGGCGCAGCCAGCAGCATGATGAGTTTGTTTGAAGAAGCAAACAAAACTTGTTTTGAACAAGCAAATTCAAAAGCCTTGCATGCCAAGGCATCGCAAACTGACATTAGCAAAgtaagtatttttttttctccttgagCGATAACTTGTTGATGCCCCATTCCATCCAAACTCTTAGCCGTCCTCCGTGGCATGCCCCGGCCCGCGGCATCACAGCCGTGCTGCGCGGCTGGCCTGCAGGCCACCAATGAGaatgagctgctgctgctgctctgaaAAACAGAGATAAACTGAGAAGCTAGAACAGTACATGTGCTAATGGATTGATTAACCCAAAAGCTAATTGCTGCCGTATGCACTTATGGAGGCAAGCACAGTACAAGCAACAAGGCACAATGATCAAACAAACCAAGCAATAATTGCTACGCAGGATTACTCAAGAATTGATTGCTGTAGCATCAAAGTGGTGACACTCCGCGTACCTGCTCATCACTGTGCTGCTCTGCGTACATGTGCGAGCTCGATCAATCTCTGCAGTGCTACTGTGGCCACaggtttatttcaaaaaaaaactgcgGCCACAGGAGCTGCTTGAGGTGCGGATGGCGAGCTGCGGCTGTCGACGTTGACCTTCCAGCAGAACAAGCGGCATGCTGCCGAGCTGCTCCTACTGCACTGAAACCTGAAAGCTAGCGGCCGTCGTCAAACTGAGAATCTGAGATGCGGAGCAGAGCAACAAGACTGGGCACCGCAAGAGGAAACCGAGATGGCGAGATGACGAGATCTAACACCGGACCATAAGCTGGTTGCCTTGTTGAGACCCAAACCAGAAGAAATTCCACCGCAGCTTACCGCTTTCCGAGACAGAACATGAGGGACGGCAGCTCCAACCTCCCTCCCAAATTCAAGAACTCGATCGAATCAACTCCGATTTACACAAGAACTGAAACACGGTCTCACTAGATCATGGGCAATCCATTCCGATCCAAccggaaaaaataaaaaaatatcgaGAATTTATCACTAATTTCTGAAATTTGGAGTTCAACCTAGGGAAAGAACAATTTGAGAAAACCTTCAAACACGCTGTGCTCAAGTGAGAGATTTGATAGGGAAATTTTGGAGGACG comes from Panicum virgatum strain AP13 chromosome 4K, P.virgatum_v5, whole genome shotgun sequence and encodes:
- the LOC120702595 gene encoding uncharacterized protein LOC120702595 yields the protein MERERRGGADDYGAAVLVRTGLVALTLTSAVSAYRAAAAGDAGTTAFVAASYSTLLLLFRRLRAYERLPLPGGDAGGERRARLRREVWALSTLLTVMFAWKVAAAMPSWPAAAAVWAMAVLTVAGGFVALFHHRP
- the LOC120702594 gene encoding uncharacterized protein slr1417-like isoform X1 is translated as MALASGTLLGRPAGTARPHLAVSSSSSAPSIRFPRGGGGGGGRAVSLRGSSPPAVAAAVAATSGSIAPAISLTEKALKHLNKMRAEQNEDLCLRIGVKQGGCSGMSYTMEFESRANASPDDSVVEYDGFAIVCDPKSLLFMFGMELDYSDALIGGGFSFQNPNATKTCGCGKSFATSKETETAATACNN
- the LOC120702593 gene encoding uncharacterized protein LOC120702593 translates to MATTAPLLSPQRGRAAHLPRRLPAPPLACPLHATARLRSLLSLRRALLPCGAKFGKFDASDAPAEAEEEESAADGAVAQAQLAEEDDSCLPSDLEGAIRQSGKASADFVNSGGMRAIAELLIPQLEFLNEEGAQEELWALSKIFLDTLVQETGQKVTAIFPDAGAAALLKYQWTDAQFKCASLSDRKPVGPEDEVAVMIIPDHQMLESVERIASQLSDDPIRPLIMWNPRLVSGDVGVGFNVRNLRRNFLSTFTTVYSMRPLPTGAVFRCFPGKWKVFYDDPSRPNRYLLARELTSRPDATDIERIFGGADEQSEESQSLMNNVMGVFSSVSRFMRVISK
- the LOC120702594 gene encoding uncharacterized protein slr1417-like isoform X2, yielding MALASGTLLGRPAGTARPHLAVSSSSSAPSIRFPRGGGGGGGRAVSLRGSSPPVAAAVAATSGSIAPAISLTEKALKHLNKMRAEQNEDLCLRIGVKQGGCSGMSYTMEFESRANASPDDSVVEYDGFAIVCDPKSLLFMFGMELDYSDALIGGGFSFQNPNATKTCGCGKSFATSKETETAATACNN